The DNA sequence CGGATTGGtggatttaaactacaactttaaatgttattggtggatttaaactacaactttgaatttgattggtttgttgaactgtccgataacaaactgtccgataacaagctgtccgataacaaactgtccgataacaacttggaaAGTGAATAAGTGGGAAATAAgagttttttaaacaaatcacaattgaggaaattgtaatttttatgattatgatagttataatagtaatgatagtaataacaataataataatagtaataaataaacaaacagactttttttttctcacgaTAAAACTAAGATACTAGTAAAGTATAATATAGAGGACAGGATGTATTTCGTGACTAATGTAGCACTTAAAAGAAAATCCCTCATGTTGATATAtaaatgaaagataaaaaattacGTTGTTTAGACACTCCTTATAATTCTATCAAAACTAACCAAAAATACAGAAAAGGCCATTTAAGATACTTCAGATCACTTAGTATCTGctatgaaatttttcaaattaaaatccTCTAAAATGTCTTTGTTATATCTAAATGGGGTTCTTGATCCTCTCACACATGTTTGTAGATCTTACAATTTCAAAGCTTAAACGTGTTCTTAACCGAGTCACAGTCGATGCATATTCACCTCCGCTTTTAAGTATGAGTTTGTTTGCTAGATTCTTTAGGAAAAGTTGGCTTTCCACACGCCTATCTCTGTTTGTACCGAAGACCAGAGGTGTGAAAGTACCCATCTCAGCACCTGAGACTGTTTGTtggtatttctttttcttttccatttcttgTACCTTGAAGATGGTAAGGGTGCTCTTGTTCTGGTTGCTGCGGGAGTTAACGCGCGTTACTCGTACGTCATAAAATGCCGTTATACTCCTCGTGTCCAGAAACCTTCAGTCTTGATGTCTAGCCGTGCATCGGGGCTTGTGTTAGTAGACCTCAGAGCGAAATGCTCATGTCAATTGGAATCAGGCGTGGCTCTGCTTCAACGTTATTGCATACTTGACTGAAGTAAAGTAGTCAAAACGTCCCGTACATCCGCAACCTGCGACCCGCGACCTGCAACCTGCGACCTGCGACCTGCAACCTGCAACCCGCGACCTGCAACCCGCGACCTGCGACCTGCAAGCCACGACCCGCGACCTGCAAATTAGACCCGCCGACGAAACCACCTTTTTTACATGACAGCGCGTGATTGACTGAAAAGGCATATCCGCAAGTACAGCTACTTGGTAGGCTCTCCAAAGGTAGATTAAAGCGCAGCGAGTCCCTAAAGTCCTGTTTGCTTAAAGCTATTTCCTGTTCTTGAAGAGGCAATGAAGTTAGCCATGAGCTAGCTCCCTTGTCTCTTGCATGATTCACATATATGCTAGTAAGTCAGGTGGTACTCCAGCATCCATGCGAACAATTTTAGACCTCAGACTGGCTGCTTTCAGCGATTGTCGTtgttagtaataataataataataataataataataataataataataataataataataataataataataataataataataataataataataatatcagaGAGAGCTAATGTGACAGAGACCCAAAAGATCAGCATGCTGGGATCTGCACGAATCCTCAGGAAGGTGCTTAATGTATGATCAGAATGAATGACTTGTGTGTCTGATGCCCCAGGTACATGGTATGCACCCGGCTGATGAACGAAAAGACACCAGCAGAGACTGTGATAAaggagataaataataataataataataataataataataataataccaaCTGTTGAAAAGGGGAGATCGGAAAACTgtgggaaatgaaaatgaccaTGGTACCCGGGGTTATTGGAGCATTAAGGGCAGTTTCAGAAGGGTTCGAGACATTCACAGAAAATTGGTGTGAACACAAGGTTGGAGGTAATCcagaaaacagttttgttagGAGCAGCATGTATCATAAAGAAAGTTTTGTCATTGTAAGGATTTGGTAAGGGAACAATGGGACCTTTGGGAACTGGTTGTTTCCTGCTCTCACTGAGATTTCATCCAGAGAAGTTGGACcttcctctgtgatgtaattACATTGTtacatataataataataataataataataataataatcatcatcatcatcatcatcatcatcatcatcatcatcatcatcatcatcattgccaCCACCATAAAAATAGCATTAATTCAAtctatttttatcaaatttactGTTGCTACACAAGCATCACATGCAGTAATCATAACAActagaaaatacaaattaagcCATTACAATACAATTGAAAAGCTTTGAAGACCTTCAAACAAAAAGGAATAAGATTCTGTATTTTCCTTAAACATGGAAATGGAGGTTCTGTGTTAGCTTGACCAATGCAtgaacataaaattaatatctgAGGCTAAAAGTAAAGGCAAATACAACTTGAAATCCAACAGTAGTTCCGTATATATCACAAAACATGGCAGTCAGTGAATGTGCCGTGTTCTCCAtcaattgaatttcatttcaatttttgtcataaaAACCATCATTGGAAGTCTTGtcacaataaaacaattctatgagaaaagaaaaaaaatcacaagaGTTGAAAAGACTTTCTTTACTTGAATTTTAATGTGTTTGCATGTTCTTTAAGTTCCTGAGAACATGAGGATGTATAATAAATTTAAAGTTCAGAACAACTGTTCTGAATAGATTTCAGTTGTTCTTTCAATTTGAGTACTGTCTCCTCTAACTGCTGAACTGATGTTATGACTGGCCAACTCTGACAGAGTTTTACCAGCGGAAAAATGGCCTTTCTTTGACAAGAAGAGTTTTCAGATGCAAAGATGGTGAGGCCTCTAAAGATAATAGGGATATGAACCTGGCATATGTTTGTCACATCATGTTTCCACACGACTGAATTACAAGTCCCTGTTCCATCATTACACCATGAATAACATTGGTTGACATTACCAACCCAGCAATCATTATTGGAAGTGCATTGCTTCTGCATAAGCAATTCCCCCAAATATATCATAGGGTAGGTGTGGTCAAagtcaatcatttttaaaagtgaGATGTTGGTGAAACCATAATTTCCCAGATGTAAATCACAGGATTGTAGCATTCCATAAGGATAACTTGAAATGCCTAATGTAGTGTCCATTAAAGAATACACAAACTCAAATTTCTCTTGTTCATTTGGAATATAAGTCTGGGAAGTGAGTGTAAATATATAGTACTTTGCTAACATCAGAGCATCATTCAAGACATGACAAACATATGGGATGGCAAAAACAACATCGACGATCGTTCCAACCATGTTTATCCCAATCTCTTCTAATTGTTCAAGAAAGTCAGGTAAGAGCGACAAGTCCTTTAACTCCCATGTTGCTCCAAACACTTGTGAGGCAGTGTAAGGTACTTTCTCAACTACATACAACCCACCACAATACCCATAAAAATCCACAGTGTGTTTGCTTTCATTTAATGCAATCAACATCATGGGTTCTTGGAGATGAAGTAATGTAACAAAGCTTCTCACTTCAGTGGCTGTTACTTTTCCATCATTATTGTCATCAAAATGTTTCACCAAACGCAACTTGAGTTTGTCACATTGTGTGCAATTGCCAAATAAAGCTTCCACATAGGAGGAAATATAATGCTGGCTGGATGACAAAAGATTATCATAATCCAAGAAAGGATGAACTTCTTCAAACAGTTTAAACCAATCCAAGGTTCTTTTAAGAATAACTTTCCTGCCTTTCCATTCTCCATCATAAACTATCTTGTCAACATTTGTTGACAAACACTTGTCAAAATGGATGGATTTTTCCTTGCAGAGGTCTAAGCACAGTGGTCCTGAAACCTGCCCAGCTTCATAAGCTGAACACTGTAAATCACAGAAACAGAGTTACATGCAACACAGTATAGAGTGGCAGTTGATAGAGTTGTTGGTATTCCAGATGTGGGAGGGGAGGGTAGAATCCCTAAgtgataaaatttaatgttttattGAATCAGTACACATTGAATTCTATTGTAGCAtgctttaattttaattgagAATGGTTTCAAACAAGGAGTGGAATATCTtgattgaattttctttctctggGAGACAGAACTtatgagaaggactgttgttcaTGGCTGATGTTTAAAAACCTGCCTTGAAGTCACCATCTCTGTGAAGATAATATCATGGTTATTGctggaatggatactccaaaacatgctgagacacttcgtgacacataaacaggtaccgtaaacgtccgtgtataagctgcatccatagataagccgcacccccaaTTTCGAagcgcagaatttggaaaaaaataaaagcaacacAGTCTGAAGTTTCAGTAAAGTTGTATTgctacaaacaaccaaggacaaacaatcaaggtttTGAAACACCGACATAGAAGTAACAAAATGTGGCtatttttcacatttatcaagtctaaaaaaagcgaaatgtcatttgttgtaccttctttttcattgaaattttcaccatctttaacttaaaatgctctttcaatccgatttttcaagattatcactTCGAAACACGCCACAAAGTTGAATTCCTTCGGcattacaaaaacaaacgaagaaGTGCTTTGGCGGAGCTAAGCTTTAAATGCTGGGAGAAGTCTGGGCCTGAGCCTGGCCTGGACATCGGATACTACCTGTATAAATAAGTCTGGAAACCCGCATTAGGCTAAAAACTTCACGCAGAACAGAAGCCTGATAACTCAGTGGACGAATTTGCCATGAAGcaagtaaaaaacaacgaaacagttggccatttaccTCGCGAATACTCGCGCATTTTGTGGTACTATATCGCACGTGGAGGAAAGATACGCGTGgcagtgactggctgcagacgtttatttgttcgagtaaagcgaaaattaattgcttgaaggaacttttgaagagCAAGATTCGCTGATAAACAATCGAAGACTCCTTTAACTACAACAACAcgctctcagtttcttttatgtttctttctcggcaccttaagaagttttatgaatattaagtaggtttttgagaacGCCAAACAtagatgtatccatggataagccgcaccctcgATTTTTGGCTCCaactttgtgaaaaaaagtgcggcttatacatggaaGTTTAcggtacaagcagataaacgaaaCCCTATTTgggcagagaataactgctgggttAGCCAccgatctctagtgattaggtctaagcgccggctcgaaatggttagctttcataaattgttctggttacaccataattaaacttggtaaacctttgataagactactaagatcggttggtaccttatatacataaatttaagtgtctcaccatattttggagtatccattctagtcacaaccgGCACCCACATTGGTGAACCAGATGAATGATAATGGCAGTACATCAGTCCTTGGAAAATTACGCTCCATAAGCATACAAAATGTTGTGAGGCAAAACGTGGTAACAAACTGTTTTTTCCCTaaagtgaaagatttggataAGAGCATAAAAGACTTACCACAGAACTTATTATGGAGGCCATGTTACATTTTAAGCGCTTGTCCCAAAGGGTGTACAAGGCATAAACCACAACTGtaatgattaaaattttcttcaacaGTGCCATGATCAGATAAAATCAGCTGCTACATGATACCTGTttaatcaaacaaacaaacaacagaagTGCTATTAAGAAGGATGAATGCAGTCTATGGAAACCCTGGTGAAAGCAAAGAATTATCCTTCCAAAGCGTACATGTTGTGGGCATAAACTTggttttgattaaaaaaaatttaagccagaatttttttcaaaaattgggtttGATCCTACGAattgataaaggtcaaattacgcccatgaaaaatttggaaaatgaCATTTCAAGGGTTAGCCTTCTTCAGAGCTAATAGGGGAATTGTGGGTGTTGCTGGTTTTTATGAGGGTGTGGAGGAGCTTTGCTATTGGTGGGAATATAATAGGCTATTAGGGCCAACTTAAAATGTCGAACTAGAGCGGTATCTCTGTTCCATCTTCCCAAGACATTATATGACAACTTCAACGTTCGGTGTAATACAAGCCGTTTCAATACAAACGTCCGCGTCTTCACTTCCACCCTTTTGTGCTCCCAATAATTCAATATGTTCTTTAAAAATGGAAAGTCATTAACTTTTCATCCCCTTTGGAAGACATGACTCACAGAGAGCAAAACAAGGGGGGTGCAAAATATCAGATCAGCTCCCTCATGACGAGACTTTTATATATGTAttctatatttcggctggctaaaccagccttcttcaagtacaatgagaattttacattgggaCGTggtttttatgttgcataGTTCGTAATACCggaaacaagtaaaaataattgacagtgtaaactaaagataagtataaggtgaaaaaaaaaaattttgaaataacatgataaagggttacaatattaataagtttCTTTGCAGATGTTCAGACCATTGGgatctgcctttttgaattctGCCACAGAAAATTTCCTTtcctctcctaaccacactgctaacgaAATGCTATTAATCCCCAccaaaaaaatcttttccaaCCGAGActccatccgtaaggccagggaagcttttttgattaaaaaagggAGAACAATTGATCtcgatggtctgaacatccgcaaagaaatttattaatattgttacctttTATcctgttatttcattatttttttcacctgaTACTTACCGTTAGTTTACGCTGTCAATTATTGTTACGTATTTCCAGCATTACAAAATTCTTGGGttgcacgtgacgtcatcattttctaaaatCCAAACCTAACAAGCCTCCAAAGTTATTATCCGCATCAGGCATAAGAGAGGGTAAATTTATATAAGTTAACAACTTTTCAGCTCAATAACTTGCTTCGTCTAAAAACaggcacattttaaatttcagagttaTGGCGGTGCGTGACATAAAGCTATGAACGTgcatattgaaaatatattgTAATCTTGGGA is a window from the Acropora palmata chromosome 1, jaAcrPala1.3, whole genome shotgun sequence genome containing:
- the LOC141894195 gene encoding divergent protein kinase domain 1B-like, with translation MALLKKILIITVVVYALYTLWDKRLKCNMASIISSVCSAYEAGQVSGPLCLDLCKEKSIHFDKCLSTNVDKIVYDGEWKGRKVILKRTLDWFKLFEEVHPFLDYDNLLSSSQHYISSYVEALFGNCTQCDKLKLRLVKHFDDNNDGKVTATEVRSFVTLLHLQEPMMLIALNESKHTVDFYGYCGGLYVVEKVPYTASQVFGATWELKDLSLLPDFLEQLEEIGINMVGTIVDVVFAIPYVCHVLNDALMLAKYYIFTLTSQTYIPNEQEKFEFVYSLMDTTLGISSYPYGMLQSCDLHLGNYGFTNISLLKMIDFDHTYPMIYLGELLMQKQCTSNNDCWVGNVNQCYSWCNDGTGTCNSVVWKHDVTNICQVHIPIIFRGLTIFASENSSCQRKAIFPLVKLCQSWPVITSVQQLEETVLKLKEQLKSIQNSCSEL